One Sinorhizobium mexicanum genomic region harbors:
- a CDS encoding DUF2189 domain-containing protein, whose protein sequence is MTDLPNVVPAEPRENIWQRNLPASAAFDWLRKGTRDFLTGMHQGVAYGLLVYAVVASSVWLLFATGKDYILLPVLAGFMVVGPIFAMGLYEKSRRLSTGARVTFADMIFVRPVAGYQVVFTGALLCLLMVVWLRAAVIVYALFFGLLPFPGLDNIVTMLFLTPIGWAMLVVGSAVGGLFASFSFAIGAISLPMLLQERSDALTAMGTSMALVWNNLGVMLIWAGIVLALFVLSVATGFLGLIVIFPVLGHGTWHCYRALRTSA, encoded by the coding sequence ATGACCGACCTTCCCAATGTCGTACCTGCGGAGCCACGCGAGAATATCTGGCAACGAAATCTGCCTGCGAGCGCAGCCTTCGACTGGCTGCGCAAGGGAACGCGGGATTTTCTGACGGGCATGCATCAGGGCGTCGCCTATGGACTTCTGGTCTACGCCGTCGTGGCAAGCAGCGTCTGGCTCCTGTTCGCGACCGGAAAGGACTACATCCTGCTGCCGGTTCTGGCGGGGTTCATGGTCGTCGGCCCGATCTTCGCGATGGGGCTCTATGAGAAGAGCAGACGCCTTTCGACAGGCGCGCGCGTGACCTTTGCCGATATGATTTTCGTCCGCCCCGTCGCCGGCTATCAGGTCGTGTTCACCGGCGCCCTCCTTTGTCTGCTGATGGTCGTCTGGCTGCGCGCGGCCGTCATTGTCTATGCCCTGTTCTTCGGGCTGCTGCCGTTTCCCGGCCTTGATAACATCGTGACGATGCTCTTCCTCACACCGATCGGATGGGCGATGCTGGTGGTCGGCAGCGCCGTCGGTGGACTTTTCGCGTCGTTTTCATTCGCGATCGGCGCGATCTCGCTTCCCATGCTTTTGCAGGAGCGCTCCGACGCGCTCACCGCCATGGGCACGAGCATGGCGCTCGTTTGGAACAATCTTGGCGTGATGCTCATCTGGGCGGGCATCGTGCTTGCCTTGTTCGTACTCTCGGTCGCAACCGGTTTCCTCGGCCTGATTGTCATTTTTCCGGTTCTCGGTCACGGCACCTGGCACTGCTATCGCGCACTGCGCACCTCCGCCTGA
- a CDS encoding cbb3-type cytochrome c oxidase subunit 3: MTVPISYETLVWIAKTFGLLYLIALSIIVLCYAYWPSKRKEFEEASVIIFNKEDRPWQ, encoded by the coding sequence GTGACCGTGCCTATCTCGTACGAAACACTGGTCTGGATCGCCAAGACATTTGGCCTTCTCTATCTCATCGCCCTGTCGATCATTGTCCTTTGCTACGCCTACTGGCCTTCCAAAAGGAAAGAGTTCGAAGAAGCCTCAGTCATCATTTTCAACAAGGAAGACCGGCCGTGGCAATAG
- the ccoP gene encoding cytochrome-c oxidase, cbb3-type subunit III, whose protein sequence is MAIEERDPLTGHKTTGHEWNGIKELNTPVPRAVYFFLIATTLFSLIYWIFMPAVPLGYTYTKGILGYDERDVIRRKLERAALEQAPWRAAIEKQGFDAIEADGDLMQKLREAGRALFGGNCAVCHGIDAGGNAGFPNLAAGVLNWGDSPEAIQETIRVGINSRHPDTRTAQMPAFGKEGMLPRADVKAVITYVRDIGKSGSDHAAMTQPKGLEIFQNNCAACHGDDARGQVDLGAPNLTDASWLYGGDLQTIHDTVWHGRQGRMPSWENRLGPVDIKILATYLHDLRKER, encoded by the coding sequence GTGGCAATAGAGGAACGTGACCCGCTGACGGGCCACAAAACGACAGGGCACGAGTGGAACGGCATCAAGGAGCTGAACACGCCAGTCCCGCGGGCCGTTTACTTCTTCCTGATCGCCACGACGTTATTTTCGCTGATCTATTGGATATTCATGCCGGCCGTGCCGCTCGGCTACACTTACACCAAGGGCATCCTCGGCTACGACGAGCGCGATGTCATTCGCCGGAAGCTCGAGCGCGCGGCGCTCGAGCAGGCGCCCTGGCGTGCGGCGATAGAAAAGCAGGGCTTCGATGCGATCGAGGCGGACGGGGACCTGATGCAGAAGCTGCGCGAGGCGGGCCGTGCGCTATTCGGCGGCAATTGCGCGGTTTGCCATGGGATCGACGCCGGGGGCAATGCCGGCTTCCCCAATCTCGCAGCCGGGGTGCTGAACTGGGGCGACTCGCCGGAGGCAATCCAGGAAACGATACGCGTCGGCATCAACTCCCGGCATCCAGACACCAGAACCGCTCAGATGCCGGCCTTCGGCAAGGAAGGCATGCTGCCACGCGCAGATGTCAAGGCGGTGATCACCTATGTGCGTGACATCGGCAAGAGCGGATCGGATCACGCCGCGATGACCCAACCGAAGGGGTTGGAGATTTTTCAGAACAATTGCGCCGCCTGCCATGGCGACGATGCCCGCGGCCAGGTCGATCTCGGTGCACCGAACTTGACGGATGCGAGCTGGCTCTATGGCGGCGATCTTCAGACGATCCATGACACGGTCTGGCACGGGCGCCAGGGGCGGATGCCGAGCTGGGAAAACAGGCTCGGGCCGGTCGATATCAAAATACTGGCCACCTACCTGCACGATCTCAGAAAGGAACGATGA
- a CDS encoding heavy metal translocating P-type ATPase → MEIVNASPVTRADRGTEDGASELRLISRRQSKSGFRTELVVPSMHCGGCMLKVETSLARLPGVTSARANLSTKRVVVEWSQQGEAPALVETLDAIGFPAHAAEVPEEEHDGEFRAMLRALAVAAFASSNIMLLSFAVWFGADPQTRQLFHLISGVIALPTVLYSGQVFFRSAWTALRHGRTNMDVSISIGVTLTFVLSVYETAAHGAHAYFDAAVSLLFFLLIGRTFDHMMRARARSAVSGIARLASRGGYVIEADGRQRYYPLAEILPGMRLSLAAGQRVPVDATIVAGASEIDCSLTSGESIPVPAGIGHELQAGTLNLGAPIEIVALRRSDESFLAEMTRMMEAAESGRSGYRRIADRASALYAPVVHAAAFLTFLGWLVAGAGLHHAATTGIAVLIVTCPCALGLAVPMVQVVAAGRLFRGGILIKDGGALERLSEIDTVVFDKTGTLTRGQPELLPPDDVDDRDAMALAAGIARHSTHPYSRAIAAAFPDAATVSAALVGEVPGYGVEAGVGGGLYRLGRPQWAAPHVAVPEGASVVFSRDGALVRTFRFEDRLRSDAEDCVRRLKAEGLQVEMLSGDRQNAVAEIAKRLDIPFIAEATPAGKVGRLDALRSEGRRVLMVGDGLNDAAALAAAHVSFAPASASDIGRTAADLIFMHEGLLAVERAYGISRDSAALVRQNFALSIAYNVLAVPIAISGFLTPLLASVAMSSSSVIVVANALRLNRGRYEKAGLHG, encoded by the coding sequence ATGGAGATCGTCAATGCATCCCCGGTGACAAGAGCGGATCGCGGCACCGAAGATGGGGCCAGCGAGCTTCGTTTGATCAGCCGCCGGCAGTCCAAGTCGGGCTTCAGGACTGAACTCGTCGTTCCGTCGATGCATTGCGGCGGATGCATGCTCAAGGTCGAGACATCGCTTGCCAGGCTGCCGGGCGTCACCAGCGCACGCGCCAACCTGTCGACGAAGCGTGTTGTAGTCGAATGGAGCCAGCAAGGCGAAGCGCCGGCATTGGTGGAGACGCTCGATGCGATAGGCTTTCCCGCCCACGCGGCGGAAGTACCGGAGGAGGAGCATGACGGAGAGTTCCGCGCCATGCTGCGTGCGCTTGCGGTCGCCGCCTTCGCATCCAGCAACATCATGCTGCTGTCCTTTGCCGTCTGGTTCGGCGCCGATCCGCAGACCCGGCAGCTCTTCCATCTGATCTCCGGCGTGATCGCGCTGCCGACCGTCCTTTATTCGGGGCAGGTGTTTTTCCGCTCCGCGTGGACCGCGCTCAGGCACGGACGCACCAACATGGACGTGTCGATTTCCATCGGCGTGACACTGACCTTCGTTCTGAGCGTCTACGAAACCGCCGCCCATGGCGCCCATGCCTATTTCGATGCGGCCGTTTCGCTGCTGTTCTTTCTGCTGATCGGCCGGACGTTCGACCACATGATGCGAGCGCGCGCCCGCAGCGCCGTGTCTGGCATCGCGCGGCTCGCCTCCCGGGGCGGCTATGTCATCGAAGCCGACGGGCGACAGCGCTATTATCCTCTGGCCGAGATCCTCCCCGGCATGCGCCTGTCGCTCGCGGCGGGCCAGCGCGTTCCCGTCGACGCGACGATCGTTGCCGGCGCCTCCGAGATCGACTGCTCGCTCACCAGCGGCGAGAGCATACCCGTGCCGGCGGGTATCGGGCACGAGCTTCAGGCCGGAACGCTCAATCTTGGCGCTCCCATCGAAATAGTCGCGCTCCGCCGGTCGGATGAGTCGTTCCTGGCAGAGATGACCCGAATGATGGAGGCGGCGGAATCAGGTCGCAGCGGGTACAGGCGGATCGCCGACCGTGCATCCGCTCTCTATGCGCCCGTCGTCCATGCCGCAGCCTTCTTAACGTTTCTCGGATGGCTGGTGGCGGGAGCCGGCCTTCACCACGCGGCAACGACCGGCATTGCAGTGCTCATCGTCACATGCCCCTGCGCGCTCGGCCTTGCCGTGCCGATGGTGCAGGTCGTCGCCGCCGGACGGCTGTTCCGCGGTGGCATCCTGATCAAGGACGGCGGCGCGCTGGAGCGCCTATCGGAGATCGACACCGTGGTCTTCGACAAGACGGGCACCTTGACCCGAGGCCAACCCGAACTTCTGCCGCCGGACGATGTGGACGACCGCGATGCCATGGCGCTCGCCGCCGGAATTGCCCGCCATTCCACGCATCCCTACTCCCGCGCCATCGCCGCCGCGTTTCCCGATGCTGCGACCGTCTCTGCGGCGCTCGTCGGCGAAGTACCCGGCTACGGGGTCGAGGCCGGGGTCGGCGGGGGCCTCTACAGGCTCGGCCGCCCGCAATGGGCCGCTCCCCACGTCGCTGTCCCGGAGGGCGCCAGCGTCGTCTTCAGCCGCGACGGAGCACTGGTCAGGACATTCCGCTTCGAGGACCGGCTGCGAAGCGACGCCGAGGATTGTGTCAGGCGGCTCAAAGCAGAGGGGCTGCAGGTGGAGATGCTGTCGGGCGACCGGCAGAACGCGGTTGCCGAGATCGCGAAACGCCTGGACATTCCGTTCATCGCGGAAGCGACGCCGGCGGGCAAGGTCGGGCGGCTCGACGCGCTCCGTAGCGAGGGCCGCCGGGTCCTGATGGTCGGCGATGGGCTGAATGACGCAGCGGCACTGGCGGCAGCGCATGTCTCCTTCGCGCCGGCCTCCGCCTCCGACATCGGCCGGACCGCCGCAGATCTGATCTTCATGCATGAAGGCCTCTTGGCCGTCGAGCGCGCCTACGGGATTTCCCGCGACAGCGCAGCTCTCGTCCGGCAGAATTTCGCGCTGTCGATTGCCTATAATGTGCTTGCCGTACCGATCGCAATTTCGGGCTTCCTGACGCCGCTTCTCGCATCCGTCGCCATGTCGTCCTCCTCCGTGATCGTCGTCGCGAATGCGCTGCGTCTCAACCGCGGAAGGTATGAGAAGGCCGGGCTCCATGGGTGA
- the ccoN gene encoding cytochrome-c oxidase, cbb3-type subunit I: MLSQLTKGERQGALIILLAMSLLGVAIAAGGRGDPIATHGFLILILSLGMAVPIMRNLFDPEPSSARLRSYYDDPSKVGIVLTMAWAAFALFMGDWVAWLLVNPNLTFDGAWSSFGRLRPVHTTGVIFGFGGNGLIATSFYVMQRTSRARLADQLSPWFVLIGYNLFCVLAITGYILGITQSKEYAEPEWYADLWLLVVWVVYFILYLRTLSRRQEPHIYVANWYYMAFIVVVAMLHIVNNLAVPVSIVGAKSHSLFSGVQDALTEWWYGHNAVAFFLTSGFLGMMYYYLPVRAGRPIFSYRMSIISFWGITFMYMWVGSHHLHYTALPQWVQTLGMTFSLVLLVPSWGSAANALLTLNGAWHRVRDDATLRFMMVAAVFYGLTTFEGSFMAIRPVNSLSHYTDWTVGHVHAGALGWVAMITFGAIYASVPWLWKRDRMYSPALVELHFWLALAGTLTYVFAMWNSGVIQGLMWRTYTENGNLAYSFIDSLVAMRPYYIARAIGGLLFLLGALAACLNIYLTIRHAPLASDAEGSQSKPLYGEPAGGSLQPAE; this comes from the coding sequence TCCTCATCCTGATCCTGTCGCTCGGCATGGCCGTTCCGATCATGCGTAATCTCTTCGACCCCGAACCTTCGAGCGCACGACTGCGCAGCTACTACGACGATCCCAGCAAAGTCGGCATCGTGCTGACGATGGCGTGGGCCGCATTCGCCCTTTTCATGGGCGATTGGGTGGCATGGCTGCTGGTCAATCCGAACCTGACATTCGACGGGGCGTGGTCGAGCTTCGGGCGCCTTCGCCCGGTCCACACCACCGGGGTGATCTTCGGGTTCGGCGGCAACGGGCTGATTGCGACGTCCTTCTACGTCATGCAACGCACCAGCCGTGCGAGGCTCGCGGACCAGCTGAGCCCCTGGTTCGTTCTGATCGGCTACAACCTGTTCTGCGTCCTCGCCATCACCGGCTATATACTCGGCATCACGCAGTCCAAGGAATATGCCGAACCGGAATGGTATGCCGATCTGTGGCTGCTCGTCGTGTGGGTGGTCTATTTCATCCTGTACCTGCGCACCCTATCGCGCCGCCAGGAACCACATATCTACGTGGCCAACTGGTACTACATGGCGTTCATCGTCGTTGTCGCGATGCTGCACATCGTCAATAACCTCGCCGTGCCGGTCTCTATCGTCGGCGCCAAGAGCCATTCGCTTTTCTCCGGGGTTCAGGATGCACTGACCGAATGGTGGTACGGTCACAACGCGGTCGCCTTCTTCCTGACGTCAGGCTTCCTGGGGATGATGTACTACTATCTCCCCGTTCGCGCAGGGCGGCCGATCTTCTCCTACAGGATGTCCATCATCAGCTTCTGGGGCATCACCTTCATGTACATGTGGGTCGGCTCCCACCACCTGCATTACACAGCGCTGCCGCAATGGGTGCAAACGCTTGGAATGACCTTCTCGCTGGTTCTTCTGGTCCCCTCGTGGGGCTCGGCCGCCAACGCGCTGCTGACGCTCAACGGCGCCTGGCACCGCGTGCGCGACGACGCGACCTTGCGGTTCATGATGGTTGCGGCCGTATTCTACGGGCTGACGACCTTCGAGGGATCCTTCATGGCGATCCGCCCGGTCAACTCGCTCTCGCATTACACGGACTGGACGGTCGGCCACGTCCATGCGGGCGCGCTCGGCTGGGTGGCGATGATTACCTTCGGTGCGATTTACGCGTCCGTCCCCTGGCTGTGGAAGCGGGACCGCATGTATTCGCCGGCGCTGGTCGAACTGCACTTCTGGCTCGCGCTGGCCGGCACGTTGACCTACGTCTTCGCCATGTGGAATTCGGGCGTCATCCAGGGGCTGATGTGGCGCACCTACACCGAGAACGGCAACCTCGCCTATTCCTTCATCGACTCGCTGGTGGCCATGCGACCCTATTACATCGCCCGCGCGATCGGAGGCCTTCTCTTCCTGCTGGGCGCGCTGGCCGCCTGCCTCAATATCTATCTCACGATACGCCACGCACCGCTGGCGAGTGACGCCGAAGGAAGCCAGTCGAAGCCTCTCTACGGCGAGCCGGCCGGTGGATCGCTGCAACCTGCGGAGTAA
- the ccoO gene encoding cytochrome-c oxidase, cbb3-type subunit II, translated as MFKLHYKLERRAIGLTLAIIGAASIGGIVEIAPLFTIDETVEAAPDMRVYTPLELAGRNIYMREGCYACHSQMIRTLKDDVDRYGHYSLAVESKYDHPMLWGSKRTGPDIARLGGKYSDEWHVRHLINPRDVVPVSIMPAYGWLMERTLRMDDLSGQLAAQRAVGVPYTGEMIANAAADAYGQANPDSNASAAVAERYGEATNVRTFDGNAQRLTEMDALVAYLQILGNLVDVNQKTAAAETE; from the coding sequence TTGTTCAAACTCCACTACAAGCTCGAGCGACGCGCCATCGGCCTCACGCTTGCGATTATCGGAGCGGCCAGCATCGGCGGGATCGTTGAAATCGCACCGCTTTTCACGATCGACGAGACGGTCGAAGCCGCCCCCGACATGCGCGTCTATACGCCGCTGGAGCTTGCGGGCCGCAACATATACATGCGCGAGGGCTGCTATGCCTGCCATTCGCAGATGATCCGCACGCTCAAGGACGACGTCGATCGCTACGGCCACTACAGCCTGGCGGTCGAGTCGAAATACGATCATCCCATGCTCTGGGGCTCGAAACGCACCGGTCCCGACATCGCCCGTCTCGGCGGCAAATATTCCGACGAATGGCATGTCCGCCACCTGATCAACCCGCGTGATGTCGTACCCGTCTCGATCATGCCCGCATACGGCTGGCTGATGGAAAGAACGCTGAGGATGGACGATCTTTCGGGTCAGCTCGCAGCGCAGCGGGCGGTCGGCGTTCCTTATACCGGGGAGATGATCGCCAATGCCGCCGCGGACGCCTACGGTCAGGCGAACCCGGACAGCAACGCCTCGGCGGCAGTGGCCGAGCGTTACGGAGAGGCCACGAACGTCCGCACGTTCGACGGTAACGCACAACGCCTCACCGAGATGGACGCACTCGTCGCCTATCTTCAGATCCTGGGCAATCTCGTCGACGTCAACCAGAAGACCGCGGCTGCGGAGACGGAGTGA